A single window of Bradyrhizobium daqingense DNA harbors:
- a CDS encoding L,D-transpeptidase codes for MSSLKVIFGILAAGLMLSGCMQATTRYEATDAKAFKPKDKELLAKVKYENTAVAEPFRRAIVQYHRKESPGSIVVDSDNHYLYYVLDGGKAIRYGITVGEEAMAWSGIAKVASKTEWPAWHPTPSEISRLGVPTYVAPGPDNPMGSRALYLHSGGKDTLFRIHGTNQPEYIGASISSGCIRLTNEDAIDLYDRVKVGTLVVVLEPKHGDSPYNSRLALGSSQTGQSASY; via the coding sequence ATGTCGTCGCTGAAAGTTATTTTTGGGATTCTGGCCGCCGGCCTGATGCTGTCGGGCTGCATGCAGGCCACCACGCGTTACGAGGCGACCGACGCCAAGGCGTTCAAGCCGAAGGACAAGGAACTCCTCGCCAAGGTCAAGTACGAGAATACTGCGGTCGCAGAGCCGTTCCGCCGCGCCATCGTCCAGTACCACCGCAAGGAATCGCCGGGCTCGATCGTGGTCGATTCCGACAACCACTATCTCTATTACGTGCTGGATGGCGGCAAGGCGATCCGCTACGGCATCACCGTCGGTGAAGAGGCCATGGCCTGGTCGGGCATCGCCAAGGTGGCCAGCAAGACCGAGTGGCCGGCCTGGCACCCCACCCCCAGCGAAATTTCTCGCCTTGGCGTGCCGACCTATGTCGCCCCCGGCCCGGACAATCCGATGGGCTCCCGCGCGCTGTACCTCCATTCGGGGGGCAAGGACACGCTGTTCCGCATCCACGGCACCAACCAGCCGGAATATATCGGCGCCTCGATCTCGTCGGGCTGCATTCGCCTGACCAACGAGGACGCGATCGATCTCTATGATCGCGTCAAGGTCGGCACCCTCGTCGTGGTGCTCGAGCCCAAGCACGGCGACTCGCCGTACAACTCGCGACTCGCGCTCGGCAGCAGCCAAACCGGGCAATCGGCCAGCTACTGA
- a CDS encoding magnesium transporter CorA family protein: MFSVFVPSESSLKKAVIEDLSTLPENAVWIDLVNPSAAEDKAVERLAGIAIPTREDMQEIEISSRLYIENGARYMTATLMCHSDTDMPRTTAVTFILGDHRLVTVRYDLPKPFALVEAKLARSCTPAITGEMVLMELLDAVIDRCADILERCGSEIDQVSHDIFEPESERHGHAKQYSQILISIGRKGDLTSKVRESLVSIGRVVTFLSAVVEGVKWSKDMREQLKTMQRDVASLTDHASYLSSKITFVLDAMLGVVNLEQNNIIKLFSVMAVVLMPPTLIASIYGMNFKVMPELEWIHGYPMALVMMLIAAIVPYWIFKFKKWL; this comes from the coding sequence ATGTTTTCGGTATTCGTTCCCTCCGAGTCCTCGCTCAAGAAGGCCGTCATCGAGGATCTCTCCACCCTGCCGGAGAACGCTGTCTGGATCGACCTCGTCAATCCCAGTGCGGCCGAGGACAAGGCGGTGGAGCGGCTGGCGGGCATCGCCATTCCGACACGGGAAGACATGCAGGAGATCGAGATCTCCAGCCGCCTCTACATCGAGAACGGCGCGCGCTACATGACCGCGACGCTGATGTGCCATTCCGATACCGACATGCCCAGGACCACGGCGGTGACCTTCATCCTCGGCGACCACCGCCTGGTGACGGTGCGCTACGATCTGCCCAAGCCGTTCGCCCTGGTGGAAGCCAAGCTCGCCCGCTCCTGCACGCCGGCGATCACCGGCGAGATGGTGCTGATGGAGCTCCTGGACGCCGTGATCGACCGCTGCGCCGACATCCTGGAGCGCTGCGGTTCCGAGATCGACCAGGTCAGCCACGACATCTTCGAGCCCGAGAGCGAGCGCCACGGCCACGCCAAGCAATATTCCCAGATCCTGATCTCGATCGGCCGCAAGGGCGACCTGACCTCGAAGGTTCGCGAGAGCCTGGTCTCGATCGGCCGCGTCGTCACCTTCCTGTCCGCGGTGGTCGAGGGCGTGAAATGGTCCAAGGACATGCGCGAGCAGCTCAAGACCATGCAGCGCGACGTGGCCTCGCTGACCGACCACGCCTCCTATCTCTCCAGCAAGATCACCTTCGTGCTCGACGCCATGCTCGGCGTCGTCAATCTCGAGCAGAACAACATCATCAAGCTGTTTTCGGTCATGGCCGTTGTCCTGATGCCGCCGACGCTGATCGCCTCGATCTACGGCATGAACTTCAAGGTGATGCCGGAGCTCGAATGGATCCACGGCTATCCGATGGCCCTGGTGATGATGCTGATCGCGGCGATCGTCCCGTACTGGATCTTCAAGTTCAAGAAGTGGCTGTGA
- a CDS encoding xanthine dehydrogenase family protein molybdopterin-binding subunit, translating to MGALPSISRRAFVFGSAAFAGGIAFGAYGQAEAASTTAGDNPLAAGLGSNSVTFNPWVEISPDKITLIAQHADIGQGVGSVQPIMIAEEMDLDPGQFEVRFAAPSPAYFNTGFADELAPFVAADQSKAAEEARAAMLEWLRKAGLQMTGGSSTIPDTYEKLRVAGAVARETLKAAAAKRSGVALADLRTQSGHVILPNGTKIAYVALAADAARIPPVLDAQPRDPSKWRMLGKPMMRLDVREKVMGELKFGIDMKMDGMLYAAVKLNPNKGQPLKSYDAGKARAMPGVKQIFEIKNGVAVIATNSWYAMKAIDAVICEWAPAAYPAEQADHWKVLESSFKPEFLGKEWRKIGDIEGGLKTGTRVEAEYRAPYVAHQPLEPLNGIGLVTDKGIEIWVGHQSPRFVQDIAAAAIGLKPEQVTFHNQWTGGSFGHRLEYENVRVLAEIANQMKGTPIKLVFSREEDFLQDIPRQIAIARHRGSIDKGRIIAADLQVASTAPFKGLLERSGTPTKDPDGQLAAGLWNVYYDIPNFRGTSYEAQGLSPCTTWRSVGASTSGFFTESFIDELIHAAGLDPMKARIAMCNVPHYRKVLETVAEMSNWKGPLGNGRGRGVAFVESFGTPTAEVVEVTMTDAGIRIDKVWVAVDVGKVVDPVNFENQVQGGVVWGLGHAINCELTYAKGAAQQTNYNHHEAMRIYQCPVIEVRGLENDPKVRGVGEPPVPPAAPALANAIFAATGKRIREMPFNKFIDFV from the coding sequence ATGGGCGCGTTACCGAGCATTTCACGCCGGGCTTTCGTCTTCGGCTCCGCCGCCTTCGCCGGCGGCATCGCATTCGGCGCCTACGGCCAGGCCGAGGCGGCCTCGACCACTGCGGGCGACAATCCGTTGGCCGCCGGCCTCGGGTCCAATTCCGTGACCTTCAATCCCTGGGTCGAGATCAGCCCGGACAAGATTACGCTGATCGCACAGCACGCCGACATCGGCCAGGGCGTTGGATCGGTGCAGCCGATCATGATCGCCGAAGAGATGGATCTCGACCCCGGCCAGTTCGAGGTCCGGTTTGCCGCACCCAGCCCCGCCTACTTCAACACGGGTTTCGCCGACGAGCTCGCGCCGTTCGTGGCTGCGGACCAAAGCAAGGCTGCGGAGGAAGCCCGCGCTGCCATGCTCGAATGGCTGCGAAAGGCCGGCCTGCAAATGACGGGTGGATCGAGCACGATCCCGGACACCTACGAGAAACTGCGCGTCGCCGGTGCGGTCGCACGCGAGACCCTCAAGGCCGCCGCGGCCAAACGTTCGGGCGTCGCACTGGCCGACCTCCGCACCCAATCGGGTCACGTGATCCTGCCCAACGGAACCAAGATCGCCTATGTCGCACTCGCGGCGGATGCCGCCAGAATTCCGCCGGTGCTCGATGCACAGCCGCGCGACCCGTCCAAATGGCGAATGCTCGGCAAGCCCATGATGCGGCTCGACGTTCGCGAGAAGGTGATGGGCGAGCTGAAGTTCGGCATCGACATGAAAATGGACGGCATGCTCTATGCCGCCGTCAAGCTGAACCCCAACAAGGGCCAGCCGCTGAAGTCCTACGACGCCGGCAAGGCGCGCGCGATGCCGGGGGTCAAGCAGATCTTCGAAATCAAGAACGGCGTTGCGGTGATCGCCACGAACAGCTGGTACGCCATGAAGGCGATCGACGCCGTCATCTGCGAGTGGGCGCCTGCGGCCTATCCCGCCGAGCAAGCCGATCATTGGAAGGTTCTGGAATCTTCGTTCAAGCCCGAGTTCCTGGGCAAGGAGTGGCGGAAGATCGGCGACATCGAAGGCGGGCTGAAGACAGGGACGCGCGTCGAGGCGGAGTATCGCGCGCCCTATGTGGCGCATCAGCCGCTCGAACCACTCAACGGGATCGGCCTCGTCACCGACAAGGGGATCGAGATCTGGGTCGGCCATCAGAGCCCCCGCTTCGTGCAGGATATCGCAGCAGCCGCGATCGGCCTCAAGCCGGAGCAGGTCACGTTCCACAATCAGTGGACCGGTGGAAGCTTCGGGCACCGTCTCGAGTACGAGAACGTCCGCGTTCTTGCCGAGATTGCCAACCAGATGAAGGGAACGCCGATCAAACTGGTGTTCTCGCGCGAGGAGGATTTCCTTCAGGACATTCCGCGCCAGATCGCGATCGCCCGGCACCGCGGCAGCATCGACAAGGGCAGGATCATCGCCGCCGATCTGCAGGTGGCATCGACCGCCCCGTTCAAGGGATTGCTCGAGCGTTCCGGCACCCCCACGAAGGATCCCGACGGGCAGCTGGCTGCCGGTCTGTGGAATGTCTATTACGACATCCCCAATTTCCGGGGCACGAGCTACGAAGCGCAGGGACTTTCCCCGTGCACCACATGGCGTTCGGTCGGGGCCTCGACGTCGGGCTTCTTCACCGAAAGCTTCATCGACGAACTGATCCATGCGGCGGGTCTCGATCCGATGAAGGCGCGCATTGCGATGTGCAACGTGCCGCACTACCGCAAGGTGCTGGAAACCGTCGCGGAGATGTCGAACTGGAAGGGTCCACTCGGCAACGGCAGGGGTCGGGGCGTCGCCTTCGTGGAATCGTTCGGGACACCGACGGCCGAAGTCGTCGAGGTCACGATGACGGATGCGGGCATCCGGATCGACAAGGTGTGGGTCGCGGTCGATGTCGGCAAGGTCGTCGACCCCGTCAATTTCGAGAACCAGGTGCAGGGCGGCGTCGTCTGGGGACTCGGCCACGCCATCAATTGCGAGCTCACTTACGCCAAGGGCGCGGCGCAGCAGACCAACTACAATCATCACGAGGCGATGCGGATCTACCAGTGTCCGGTCATCGAGGTGCGCGGGCTCGAGAACGATCCCAAGGTGAGAGGCGTCGGCGAGCCCCCCGTTCCGCCGGCCGCGCCGGCGCTGGCGAACGCGATCTTCGCGGCGACCGGAAAGCGCATCCGCGAGATGCCGTTCAACAAGTTCATCGACTTCGTGTGA
- a CDS encoding (2Fe-2S)-binding protein produces the protein MIELTVNGIKRQVDVVPEMPLLWVLRDELGLTSAKYGCGVAQCGACTVHIDGKAVRSCQSHIGEIAGKSVVTLEGLPNREQHPVLQAWIEHQVPQCGYCQTGQIMQAISLLTSIPKPTDKQINQVMSGNLCRCGTYPRIRAAIHAAAAKRMAEK, from the coding sequence ATGATCGAACTCACGGTCAACGGGATCAAGCGCCAGGTCGACGTGGTGCCCGAGATGCCCCTGCTCTGGGTCCTGCGCGACGAACTCGGCCTCACCAGTGCCAAATACGGCTGCGGTGTCGCGCAATGTGGCGCCTGCACCGTCCACATCGACGGAAAGGCGGTCCGGTCCTGTCAGTCGCATATCGGCGAGATCGCGGGCAAGTCGGTCGTCACGCTCGAAGGCCTCCCCAACAGGGAGCAGCATCCGGTTCTCCAGGCCTGGATCGAGCATCAGGTCCCGCAATGCGGCTACTGCCAGACCGGGCAGATCATGCAGGCGATCTCGCTTCTCACGTCGATCCCCAAGCCGACGGACAAGCAGATCAACCAAGTGATGTCCGGCAACCTCTGCCGCTGCGGCACCTATCCGCGGATTCGTGCTGCGATCCATGCGGCGGCCGCAAAGCGCATGGCGGAGAAGTGA
- a CDS encoding helix-turn-helix domain-containing protein encodes MMALVTHGDRKYQNSEKLAETSNWHSLSIEHRKFEAGRQATPVPICTEIVMLLSGGGMVCRAGNGEVQKSLARPGMSYLVPVGTQESHLELSDQMECLHLYLPPALLDQSALADFDIDPAKIEIAYAHGLADQVLFHICSPLRDLLHRPRLPTDALFVEGIQVALAAHLLGHYTIDRWRPPEKSPSLDQRRLQRVLDFIETSLGVDIRLEELAAEACLSPFHFSRLFREATGLSPHRYVTDRRVQAARHELARSRMSLVEIALEFGFGSQANFTRVFRKATSLTPGQYRELCCGQADIKAAPIEHCAGIAHDPAGFGNTAPRP; translated from the coding sequence ATGATGGCGCTCGTCACCCATGGAGATCGGAAGTACCAGAACAGCGAGAAGCTCGCCGAGACCAGCAACTGGCACTCACTCAGCATCGAGCATCGCAAGTTCGAGGCAGGACGGCAGGCAACGCCCGTCCCCATCTGCACCGAGATCGTCATGTTGCTGTCAGGCGGCGGGATGGTCTGCCGGGCCGGCAATGGCGAAGTCCAGAAGAGTCTTGCGCGTCCGGGCATGAGCTACCTCGTCCCCGTGGGAACGCAGGAGAGCCATCTCGAGCTTTCGGACCAGATGGAATGTCTTCATCTCTATCTTCCGCCGGCGCTGCTGGACCAAAGCGCCCTCGCCGACTTCGATATCGATCCAGCCAAGATCGAGATCGCCTATGCCCATGGCCTTGCGGATCAGGTTCTCTTTCACATCTGCTCGCCGCTGCGTGACCTGCTGCATCGTCCTCGCCTGCCGACCGATGCCCTGTTCGTCGAGGGCATCCAAGTCGCGCTCGCGGCACATCTTCTCGGGCACTACACGATCGACCGTTGGCGTCCGCCCGAAAAGTCGCCATCGCTGGATCAGCGAAGGCTTCAGCGTGTCCTCGATTTCATCGAGACTTCCCTCGGCGTGGATATCAGGCTCGAGGAGCTCGCGGCCGAGGCTTGCCTCAGCCCGTTCCATTTTTCCCGATTGTTTCGCGAGGCGACCGGACTGTCACCGCATCGTTATGTAACGGATCGTCGCGTCCAGGCTGCACGGCATGAGCTGGCACGTAGCCGCATGTCCCTGGTCGAGATCGCGCTGGAATTCGGCTTCGGGTCGCAAGCCAATTTCACGCGCGTGTTCCGCAAGGCCACGAGTCTCACACCGGGCCAGTATCGGGAGCTTTGCTGCGGCCAGGCCGACATCAAGGCTGCACCGATCGAGCATTGCGCAGGGATTGCGCATGATCCCGCAGGATTCGGAAATACTGCGCCGCGCCCATGA
- a CDS encoding alpha/beta fold hydrolase, whose translation MKTLISTLAAVTIATAAPAIAAERPVSIVLVHGAFVDGSGWKDTYDILSKAGYEVLVVQQPTISLRDDVAETERVIAKARHPVILVGHSYGGMVITEAGDNPKVRSLVYLAAYAPDVGESVSTLSEAPVPPGEHKGPLVTEGNFLFVDRDKFPTSFAAGVDPATTRFMAAAQLPFGLQAVQTKVERVAWKTKPTYYMVTMEDHIIPPSLLRTMAKRSGAKVTEIKSSHAVMLAHPREVAAFIRSADTSAAD comes from the coding sequence ATGAAGACGCTAATCTCCACGCTTGCCGCTGTGACGATCGCAACGGCCGCCCCCGCAATCGCGGCCGAGAGGCCCGTGTCCATCGTCCTCGTCCATGGCGCCTTCGTCGACGGATCGGGCTGGAAGGACACCTACGACATCCTCTCGAAGGCCGGCTATGAAGTGCTCGTCGTCCAGCAGCCGACGATCTCGCTACGAGACGATGTCGCGGAGACCGAACGCGTAATCGCCAAGGCGCGGCATCCGGTGATTCTCGTCGGGCACTCCTATGGTGGAATGGTCATCACCGAGGCCGGCGACAATCCGAAGGTTCGCAGCCTGGTCTATCTCGCGGCATATGCTCCCGATGTCGGGGAGTCGGTCAGCACGCTGTCGGAAGCACCCGTGCCGCCCGGCGAGCACAAGGGTCCGTTGGTCACTGAAGGCAATTTTCTCTTCGTCGATCGCGATAAATTCCCGACCTCCTTCGCCGCCGGTGTCGACCCGGCCACGACCCGCTTCATGGCCGCGGCGCAATTGCCGTTTGGATTGCAGGCGGTGCAGACCAAGGTCGAACGCGTGGCCTGGAAGACGAAGCCGACCTATTACATGGTGACGATGGAGGATCACATTATCCCTCCAAGCTTACTGCGCACCATGGCCAAGCGCTCGGGCGCGAAGGTGACGGAGATCAAAAGCAGCCACGCGGTGATGCTGGCGCATCCGCGCGAAGTCGCGGCGTTCATCAGAAGCGCAGATACCTCCGCGGCCGACTGA
- a CDS encoding aldo/keto reductase, with product MGLKDILPGSLGFGAAPLGNMFRDIPEHEALATVNAAWDDGIRYFDNAPFYGAGLAEIRMGAALAARPREDYVISTKVGRLILDEIEDVGARDLGEKGSVFRHGRPNKIVNDYSADATLRSIDDSLKRLGTDHIDIAFVHDVAQDFYGDEWLAVFESARKGAFRALDRLRDEGVVKAWGLGVNRVEPIELLLALEGPRPDGFLLAGRYTLLDHARALQRVMPMVAEHELAIVVGGPYSSGALVGGPNFEYAPAPPEILDKVTRIKAIADRYGISMKAAGLQFALANPVVAAVIPGASRPGRIAEDRAALAKSIPVDFWRELRSAGLVNPAAPLPAAA from the coding sequence ATGGGCCTCAAGGATATCCTGCCGGGAAGCCTCGGCTTCGGCGCGGCGCCGCTCGGCAACATGTTTCGCGACATTCCGGAGCATGAGGCGCTCGCAACGGTGAATGCGGCCTGGGACGACGGCATCCGCTATTTCGACAATGCGCCGTTCTACGGCGCAGGACTGGCGGAGATCCGCATGGGCGCAGCGCTCGCCGCAAGACCCCGCGAAGATTACGTGATCAGCACCAAGGTCGGCCGCCTGATCCTGGATGAAATCGAGGATGTCGGCGCCCGTGATCTCGGCGAGAAGGGCAGTGTCTTCAGACACGGTCGCCCGAACAAGATCGTGAACGATTATTCGGCCGATGCGACATTGCGATCGATCGACGACAGCCTAAAGCGGCTGGGCACCGACCATATCGACATCGCCTTCGTGCACGACGTCGCGCAAGACTTCTACGGTGACGAATGGCTGGCGGTGTTCGAGAGCGCGCGCAAGGGTGCGTTCAGGGCGCTCGACCGGCTGCGCGACGAGGGCGTCGTCAAGGCGTGGGGGTTAGGCGTCAACCGCGTCGAGCCCATCGAGCTGCTGCTCGCGCTCGAAGGTCCGCGCCCGGACGGCTTCCTGCTCGCAGGCCGTTACACGCTGCTCGACCATGCCCGCGCGCTTCAGCGGGTGATGCCGATGGTTGCCGAGCACGAGCTCGCGATCGTCGTCGGCGGTCCCTACAGCTCGGGCGCGCTGGTCGGCGGCCCGAATTTCGAATACGCGCCGGCGCCGCCGGAGATCCTCGACAAGGTGACGCGGATCAAGGCGATCGCCGACAGGTACGGCATCAGCATGAAAGCTGCGGGGCTCCAGTTCGCGCTCGCCAACCCCGTGGTTGCAGCCGTCATTCCGGGTGCGAGCCGTCCAGGCCGGATCGCCGAGGATCGTGCTGCGCTCGCGAAATCCATCCCCGTCGATTTCTGGCGCGAGCTCCGTTCCGCAGGTCTCGTCAACCCGGCAGCTCCGCTTCCCGCGGCTGCCTGA
- a CDS encoding VOC family protein, whose protein sequence is MTDETHNAIEIGRRAVLQTAGAAVVAGLVVGSASDAAAQGADAMPATARNEAPLGARLQGVQHFGLTVQNMERAYQFYTEVLGGTEVFRHGDFQGDGVQNTLLADQEIEANARGVNPRTIGVPDLRSGAQRLDVRFIQFDNMVLELLQYREADQPMGSSKSFAEPLEHMSPAFPRMMHICFYVRDDVDFNKFIADLEAESARRGMTQVRANRTVRVMTEADRKAAPRSANTNRVSEAPSDGWELIYCKGPEGEQLEFVKALGPVKKRFSEALAKRQAIVR, encoded by the coding sequence ATGACCGATGAAACACACAATGCCATCGAAATAGGCCGCCGCGCCGTGCTGCAGACGGCCGGTGCGGCCGTGGTCGCTGGTCTGGTCGTCGGCTCCGCGTCCGACGCCGCGGCACAGGGCGCGGATGCGATGCCGGCCACCGCGCGCAACGAGGCGCCACTGGGGGCTCGGCTGCAGGGCGTGCAGCATTTCGGGTTGACGGTCCAGAACATGGAGCGCGCCTATCAGTTCTACACCGAGGTGCTGGGCGGTACCGAAGTCTTCCGGCATGGCGACTTCCAGGGCGATGGCGTGCAGAACACGCTGCTGGCCGACCAGGAAATCGAGGCCAACGCGCGCGGGGTCAATCCGCGGACCATCGGCGTTCCCGATCTGCGCAGCGGGGCGCAACGGCTCGATGTCCGTTTCATCCAGTTCGACAACATGGTGCTTGAACTCCTGCAATATCGCGAGGCCGATCAGCCCATGGGCAGCTCCAAGAGCTTTGCCGAGCCGCTGGAGCACATGAGCCCGGCCTTTCCGCGCATGATGCACATCTGCTTCTATGTTCGCGACGATGTCGACTTCAACAAATTCATCGCCGATCTCGAAGCCGAATCCGCGCGTCGTGGCATGACGCAGGTGAGGGCGAACCGCACGGTCAGAGTGATGACGGAAGCGGACCGCAAGGCCGCTCCCCGCAGCGCCAATACAAACCGGGTGAGTGAGGCTCCCTCCGACGGCTGGGAGCTGATCTATTGCAAGGGGCCGGAAGGCGAGCAGCTGGAGTTCGTGAAGGCGCTTGGCCCGGTCAAGAAGCGCTTCAGCGAGGCTCTCGCCAAGCGTCAGGCGATCGTGCGCTGA
- a CDS encoding putative quinol monooxygenase, with protein sequence MQTLGRKSLAAMLFLVLPSLAPAQEAQHVRYQDIREGAYSIVAQVRAKPGKEDALRAVTLPLIELVRGDPKNLVYFLQEDRTKPGHFIFYEVFASQADFDAHNAMPYVKAWFAKLPELAEGGVEVLRMTILEVPKK encoded by the coding sequence ATGCAAACCCTTGGCCGCAAGTCGCTCGCCGCGATGCTGTTCCTCGTGTTGCCGTCGCTGGCCCCTGCCCAAGAAGCGCAACATGTCCGCTATCAGGACATTCGCGAAGGCGCCTATTCGATCGTTGCCCAGGTGCGAGCCAAGCCCGGAAAGGAAGACGCGTTGCGGGCCGTCACCCTGCCGCTGATCGAGCTGGTTCGCGGCGATCCCAAGAACCTCGTCTATTTCCTCCAGGAAGATCGAACCAAGCCCGGTCATTTCATCTTCTACGAGGTCTTCGCCAGCCAAGCCGATTTCGATGCGCACAATGCCATGCCCTATGTCAAAGCGTGGTTCGCCAAGTTACCGGAGCTGGCCGAGGGCGGCGTCGAAGTCCTGCGGATGACGATCCTCGAGGTGCCTAAAAAATAG